Proteins encoded by one window of Desulfovibrio sp.:
- a CDS encoding ABC transporter ATP-binding protein — MLRPGQNIRHEGRTAPPVLRIAGVRAGYGGQSVLRDAGFTLHAGECAALLGPNGSGKTTLLRTLSGVLTPQAGAIEIQGRPLATLKPRERARMVAVVPQRGQLPQGLTARQMVLLGRFAHLSWLGAYGREDYAAADRALEETGAALLAHRRLTELSGGELQRVLLARALAQESPLLLLDELAAGLDWARMVDLFDLLERRRAAGACVLMAVHDCNLAALYATRLMGLRDGKLVFDGPVAKVFTEENLGALYNIPICVLPHPRWGLPQALLASAKGPWSGEKSVVPAASLHAAVSGPESAARSDPASVRGAGG; from the coding sequence ATGCTGCGGCCTGGCCAAAATATTCGTCATGAGGGGCGCACTGCACCGCCTGTGCTGCGTATTGCCGGGGTGCGCGCCGGATACGGCGGGCAGAGTGTGCTGCGGGACGCGGGCTTTACCCTGCACGCCGGGGAGTGCGCCGCCCTGCTTGGCCCCAACGGCAGCGGTAAAACAACGCTGCTGCGCACCCTTTCGGGGGTGCTGACGCCGCAGGCTGGCGCCATTGAGATTCAGGGCCGTCCGCTGGCAACATTGAAGCCGCGCGAGCGCGCCCGCATGGTGGCCGTGGTGCCGCAGCGAGGGCAGTTGCCGCAGGGCCTTACCGCGCGGCAGATGGTGCTGCTCGGGCGTTTTGCCCATCTTTCGTGGCTTGGAGCTTATGGGCGGGAAGATTATGCCGCAGCAGACCGGGCGCTTGAAGAAACCGGGGCCGCGCTGCTGGCGCACCGCAGGCTCACAGAACTTTCGGGCGGCGAGTTGCAACGGGTTTTGCTGGCCCGCGCCCTTGCGCAGGAAAGTCCGCTCCTGCTGCTGGACGAGCTGGCCGCAGGGCTGGACTGGGCGCGCATGGTCGATCTGTTCGACCTGCTTGAGCGCCGCCGCGCCGCAGGAGCCTGTGTGCTCATGGCCGTGCACGACTGCAATCTGGCGGCTCTGTATGCCACGCGCCTTATGGGTTTGCGGGACGGAAAGCTGGTTTTTGACGGGCCGGTAGCAAAGGTTTTTACAGAGGAGAATCTCGGTGCGCTCTACAACATACCCATCTGCGTGTTGCCCCACCCCCGGTGGGGACTGCCTCAGGCCCTGCTTGCCAGCGCAAAAGGCCCGTGGAGCGGGGAAAAATCTGTTGTCCCGGCGGCCTCTCTTCATGCTGCTGTGTCTGGGCCTGAATCTGCTGCTCGGTCAGATCCTGCTTCCGTCAGAGGCGCAGGCGGCTAA
- a CDS encoding iron ABC transporter permease, with amino-acid sequence MTRTTASSHSSFPQSRRLCPVFTGLVVVWLVSLPLACLPGPVPLSAQSVFRALAALAGFASAPDDPALTGVVVSIRLARVCLATLCGGALAMAGAALQGVLRNPLADPFTLGISAGAACGASMAIALGGPLVAMLGSIPWLGNVPGLAGFSHAGLVAPAALIGALAALGCALWLGRGDGAFSRESVILAGIAVAAFLGALVALVKALNEESVTSIVFWIMGSFQGRGWSSLPLLLATLVPGLLATAFGWRALDVLSLGDEQAAQTGLDVGRARLWLLAGASCMTAGCVAVAGVIGFVGLVVPHVLRLLLGWGHGPLLTAAFFGGGVLLVWADVLARCVLSGGQELPVGVVTALLGGPFFALLVRRR; translated from the coding sequence ATGACCAGAACGACCGCATCTTCTCACTCCTCCTTCCCGCAATCCCGCAGGCTGTGTCCGGTTTTTACCGGTCTTGTGGTCGTGTGGCTTGTTTCGCTGCCGTTGGCCTGTTTGCCGGGGCCTGTGCCCTTGAGCGCACAGAGCGTGTTTCGCGCTTTGGCGGCATTGGCAGGCTTTGCGTCTGCGCCCGATGATCCGGCCCTGACCGGGGTCGTGGTAAGCATCCGCCTTGCCCGGGTGTGTCTGGCCACCCTGTGCGGCGGCGCTCTGGCTATGGCCGGGGCAGCATTGCAGGGCGTGTTGCGCAATCCGCTGGCTGATCCCTTTACCCTGGGAATTTCCGCCGGGGCCGCCTGCGGGGCCAGCATGGCTATAGCCCTTGGCGGGCCGCTGGTGGCCATGCTGGGGAGCATCCCGTGGTTGGGCAATGTGCCGGGGCTGGCTGGCTTCAGCCATGCCGGGCTGGTGGCCCCTGCGGCTCTGATCGGCGCACTCGCGGCCCTTGGCTGCGCACTGTGGCTGGGGCGCGGCGACGGCGCGTTCAGCCGGGAGAGCGTGATTCTTGCGGGCATTGCCGTGGCAGCATTTTTAGGGGCGCTGGTGGCCCTTGTGAAGGCCCTCAACGAGGAATCCGTAACCAGTATTGTGTTCTGGATCATGGGTTCCTTTCAGGGCCGGGGCTGGAGCAGCCTGCCCCTCTTGCTGGCGACCCTTGTGCCGGGCTTGCTGGCAACGGCTTTTGGCTGGCGCGCCCTGGACGTGCTTTCCCTTGGGGATGAGCAGGCCGCCCAGACCGGCCTTGATGTGGGCCGCGCCCGCCTGTGGCTGCTGGCCGGGGCAAGCTGCATGACAGCTGGCTGCGTGGCCGTGGCCGGGGTGATCGGCTTTGTGGGGCTGGTGGTGCCGCACGTGCTGCGTCTGCTGCTGGGCTGGGGGCACGGCCCCCTGCTGACTGCGGCCTTTTTCGGCGGCGGGGTGCTGCTGGTCTGGGCCGATGTGCTGGCCCGTTGCGTGCTTTCCGGCGGGCAGGAATTGCCCGTGGGCGTGGTCACGGCCTTGCTTGGCGGGCCATTTTTCGCCCTGCTGGTGCGGAGGCGCTGA
- a CDS encoding polyphenol oxidase family protein: protein MSISYIPFVFPGVPQVRCAFQTRAGGVSLGEFGGGNIAFTVQDNPEHVIANRRSMLEGLRPQGMTAWAELMQVHGDGFVFEPEAVACETPVTAEGDGMATARPGLGLLIKTADCQPILIAHKSGAYIAAMHAGWRGNRCDFPITGVARFCERYGLEPRDLLAVRGPSLGPGKAEFVNFEKEWGDPYLPWFDANSKTMDLWGLTRHQLERAGLLPRNIYGLDICTASNNEQFFSYRCARRSGRQASLVWIAA from the coding sequence GTGTCTATAAGCTATATCCCCTTTGTTTTTCCCGGTGTTCCGCAGGTGCGTTGCGCCTTTCAGACCCGCGCCGGAGGCGTGAGCCTTGGCGAGTTTGGCGGCGGCAACATTGCTTTTACCGTGCAGGATAACCCCGAACACGTCATTGCCAACCGCCGCAGCATGCTGGAAGGCCTGCGCCCGCAAGGCATGACCGCCTGGGCCGAACTGATGCAGGTGCACGGCGATGGTTTTGTTTTTGAGCCGGAAGCCGTGGCCTGCGAAACGCCCGTCACGGCGGAGGGCGACGGCATGGCCACAGCGCGTCCCGGCCTTGGCCTGCTCATTAAGACGGCAGATTGTCAGCCCATCCTCATTGCCCACAAAAGCGGCGCGTACATTGCCGCCATGCATGCGGGCTGGCGCGGCAACCGCTGCGATTTCCCCATCACCGGCGTGGCCCGCTTTTGCGAACGTTACGGCCTTGAACCGCGCGATCTGCTGGCCGTACGCGGCCCCAGCCTCGGGCCGGGCAAGGCGGAATTTGTCAATTTTGAGAAGGAGTGGGGCGATCCCTACCTGCCCTGGTTTGACGCCAACAGCAAAACCATGGATTTATGGGGCCTCACGCGGCACCAGTTGGAGCGCGCGGGTCTTTTGCCCCGCAACATCTACGGGCTGGACATCTGCACCGCCAGCAACAACGAGCAGTTTTTCTCCTACCGCTGCGCCAGACGCTCGGGCCGTCAGGCCAGCCTTGTGTGGATCGCAGCCTGA
- a CDS encoding 5-formyltetrahydrofolate cyclo-ligase produces the protein MPHIAPQGKSRLPSDAMPSAPAPPRQPVNQSDAPPTCLPGNFSGELTEAMAQARNDVRKAMRRLRAEQLPQLAEIRSDAAQNRLMESTLWKNARSVALYVGVRGELGTQDLLRAAWQASMLVWLPRVRRSEPGFMDFVACSGPDQLRPGPLGLLEPHDSLPGFGPEAAGGSGAAAAHPLSLDLALLPGVAFDLAGGRLGYGGGYYDRFLEKGFTCPRVGLCFEFQLVESLPLAPWDQRVNYICTEERMLCL, from the coding sequence ATGCCACACATTGCACCACAAGGAAAGAGCCGCTTGCCCTCAGATGCCATGCCCTCCGCGCCTGCGCCGCCCCGCCAGCCAGTGAACCAGTCGGATGCTCCGCCAACGTGTTTGCCGGGCAATTTTTCTGGCGAGCTGACCGAGGCTATGGCTCAGGCCAGAAACGATGTGCGCAAAGCCATGCGCCGCCTGCGGGCGGAGCAGTTGCCCCAGTTGGCCGAAATCCGTAGCGATGCGGCGCAGAACAGGCTGATGGAGTCCACCCTGTGGAAGAATGCCCGGTCTGTGGCTCTCTATGTGGGGGTCAGGGGCGAGCTTGGCACGCAAGACCTGCTGCGTGCGGCCTGGCAGGCCAGTATGCTTGTGTGGCTGCCGCGTGTGCGGCGCAGCGAGCCGGGATTTATGGATTTTGTGGCTTGCAGCGGCCCCGATCAGTTGCGGCCCGGCCCGCTCGGTCTGCTTGAACCGCACGATTCCCTGCCCGGTTTTGGGCCGGAAGCGGCGGGCGGCAGCGGTGCAGCGGCAGCACACCCCCTTTCCCTAGACCTTGCGCTCCTGCCCGGTGTGGCCTTTGATCTCGCTGGCGGGCGGCTGGGCTACGGCGGCGGCTATTACGACCGCTTTCTGGAAAAAGGATTCACCTGCCCTCGCGTGGGCCTGTGTTTTGAATTTCAGCTTGTGGAATCCCTGCCCCTGGCCCCCTGGGATCAGCGGGTCAACTATATATGTACTGAAGAGCGTATGCTGTGTCTATAA
- a CDS encoding metallophosphoesterase — translation MPSADSQDFLWIAVGDIHDEPERFAQIPELSQADGIIVTGDLTITGGVKQAELVMNALCVHDIPVLAQIGNMDRPEVDQWLSEKGWNLHAVTRELTPEIAIFGVGASTFTPFGTPSEFPESAFSAWLETCWQKARHYPHSVLVSHNPPKDTACDMIPGGIHVGSTAVREFLEEAQPDICLCGHIHESRAMDRVGRTLVVNPGMLAQGGYVLLRSNSGQLSAELKMLED, via the coding sequence ATGCCAAGCGCCGACTCTCAGGATTTTCTCTGGATCGCCGTGGGCGACATCCACGACGAGCCTGAACGTTTTGCCCAGATACCGGAACTCTCGCAGGCTGACGGCATTATCGTTACCGGCGACCTGACCATCACCGGCGGCGTCAAGCAGGCAGAGCTGGTCATGAACGCCCTGTGCGTCCACGACATCCCCGTGCTGGCCCAGATCGGCAACATGGACAGGCCTGAAGTTGACCAGTGGCTGAGCGAAAAAGGCTGGAACCTTCACGCCGTCACCCGCGAGCTTACACCCGAAATCGCCATCTTTGGCGTTGGGGCCTCCACATTTACGCCCTTTGGCACGCCAAGCGAATTTCCGGAATCCGCATTTTCCGCGTGGCTTGAAACCTGCTGGCAAAAAGCCCGCCATTATCCGCACAGCGTGCTTGTTTCGCACAATCCGCCCAAGGATACCGCTTGCGACATGATCCCCGGCGGCATTCATGTGGGTTCCACTGCCGTGCGCGAATTTCTGGAAGAAGCCCAGCCGGATATCTGCCTGTGCGGGCATATCCACGAATCGCGGGCCATGGACCGCGTGGGGCGCACCCTTGTGGTCAACCCCGGCATGCTGGCGCAGGGCGGCTACGTGCTGTTGCGCTCCAATTCAGGCCAGCTCTCCGCCGAACTCAAGATGCTTGAAGACTGA
- a CDS encoding Rne/Rng family ribonuclease, with amino-acid sequence MTIDQDTPVVASQQATDASSQEVSKPKRSTTTRSKAKPAAKPASGKTASGKAASKSSESAPAKDSSESKGASDSKAAQAESASSKTTASKTAATAKAAGRSAGKTAKTTTARAKKSADASKEISGSTADAVAPKSAATPAAEAPKTAGKAAGKTASKSSAKTPAKAAGKAATPRKGKAAEADAPESTATAKASEASEGSKQEATQQKSAAPQKPASKAPKGRPAKAAAKNTAQATAQTIDAASASTAPKAASPTLDQPAVSTALTSPAPVAQAPAKAAEQSAKQTAGQISDKPAEAAPRQNAPSAERGQSPRQAADQNTNKAADVPAAQAEQGAEQAAESGAASASGEAAAGDGPRRKNRRGRRGGRGRNRKKELNGQEGAQTAEDQASTAPLDEDDDALDLGDDAPEQASRTQAQDTRPQNAPRQNKPAKQAKPQQQQQQSKSENGKPAEGNKSAESNKPAIAANAGKAPAEAPKGKRRMFISVLPGEQVEVALAEDGQLLEYYLDMLHQRKIKGNIYKGVIHNIDTNLQAAFVSYGAGKNGFLQIDEVHPEYWLAHHEPSKGKKFPPIQKVLKAGQEVLVQVVKEPTGSKGAFLTTWLSLAGRFLVLTPGQDQIGVSRKVDDDDERSRLREMMNGIDPGQGLGVIVRTVSAGTTKTTLKNDLQYLKRVWRDIRKKATEVSAPTLIYQEPGLSERAVRDYLTEDVCEIWVDNDEVAQSVRDTVNLLFPRRKDLVRVHTDMRTPMWERFNLRRQLEQIYSREVLLPSGGRLVFDQTEALMAIDINSGKISGKGNFEAMAHKTNMEAAEAIARHLKLRDIGGQVVIDFIEMRDKKHVLEVEKTLRTAMKNDRARHDVARMSSFGLLELVRQRTGSSALAISLEPCPACGGTGMRRNIEWQALQALRELRRMVSAEPKEKCVFPASPELALYLLNHKRDTLREIEQDYGKCLEIMVRP; translated from the coding sequence ATGACCATAGACCAAGACACCCCCGTGGTCGCTTCACAGCAAGCCACGGATGCATCGTCGCAGGAAGTTTCCAAACCCAAACGTTCAACCACAACACGCAGCAAAGCCAAACCAGCCGCCAAGCCAGCCTCTGGCAAAACAGCTTCTGGCAAGGCCGCGTCCAAATCTTCCGAATCTGCGCCTGCCAAGGATTCTTCTGAGTCCAAAGGCGCTTCCGATTCCAAGGCCGCCCAGGCCGAATCAGCTTCATCCAAGACCACGGCATCAAAGACCGCCGCAACCGCCAAGGCCGCAGGCCGCAGCGCGGGCAAAACAGCAAAGACGACTACCGCCAGAGCCAAAAAATCGGCCGACGCCTCCAAAGAAATTTCTGGCAGCACGGCAGATGCCGTAGCGCCCAAGTCAGCTGCGACCCCTGCTGCTGAGGCCCCAAAAACTGCTGGCAAGGCTGCTGGCAAAACGGCAAGCAAATCTTCTGCCAAAACCCCTGCCAAGGCTGCTGGCAAAGCCGCAACGCCCCGCAAGGGCAAGGCCGCAGAAGCCGACGCGCCGGAATCCACTGCCACGGCCAAAGCTTCCGAAGCGTCTGAGGGTTCCAAGCAGGAAGCCACACAGCAAAAATCTGCCGCTCCCCAAAAGCCTGCCTCAAAGGCTCCCAAAGGTCGGCCCGCAAAAGCAGCGGCAAAAAACACGGCTCAGGCAACTGCGCAGACCATTGACGCAGCGTCTGCAAGCACAGCCCCCAAGGCCGCAAGCCCCACATTAGACCAGCCTGCGGTTTCTACTGCTCTCACCAGCCCGGCCCCTGTGGCTCAAGCCCCTGCAAAAGCAGCGGAACAGAGCGCAAAGCAGACAGCGGGACAAATTTCAGACAAGCCCGCCGAGGCGGCTCCGCGCCAGAACGCCCCCTCAGCGGAACGTGGGCAAAGCCCCAGACAGGCTGCTGATCAAAACACAAACAAGGCCGCCGATGTACCTGCCGCCCAGGCGGAACAGGGTGCGGAACAGGCCGCAGAAAGCGGCGCTGCATCTGCCTCTGGCGAGGCTGCTGCCGGAGATGGGCCGCGCCGCAAGAATCGGCGTGGACGTCGTGGCGGGCGTGGCCGCAACCGCAAAAAAGAACTGAACGGGCAGGAAGGCGCGCAAACCGCCGAGGATCAGGCCAGCACCGCTCCCCTCGACGAGGATGACGATGCCCTTGATCTGGGTGATGACGCGCCAGAACAGGCCAGCCGTACCCAGGCGCAGGATACGCGCCCCCAGAACGCCCCCAGGCAGAACAAGCCCGCCAAGCAGGCCAAACCTCAGCAGCAACAGCAGCAGAGCAAGTCTGAAAACGGCAAGCCTGCTGAAGGCAACAAATCCGCTGAGAGCAACAAGCCCGCCATTGCCGCCAATGCTGGCAAGGCTCCTGCCGAAGCCCCCAAGGGCAAGCGGCGCATGTTCATCAGCGTGCTGCCCGGCGAACAGGTAGAAGTAGCCCTGGCTGAAGACGGCCAGTTGCTGGAATACTATCTGGACATGCTGCACCAGCGCAAAATCAAGGGCAATATTTACAAGGGTGTCATCCACAACATCGACACCAACCTTCAGGCCGCCTTTGTCAGCTACGGCGCGGGCAAGAACGGATTCCTCCAGATTGACGAGGTGCATCCCGAATACTGGCTGGCCCACCACGAACCCTCCAAGGGCAAGAAATTTCCGCCCATTCAGAAGGTGCTGAAGGCAGGTCAGGAAGTGCTGGTGCAGGTGGTCAAGGAACCCACCGGCAGCAAGGGCGCTTTTTTGACCACATGGCTTTCCCTTGCCGGGCGCTTCCTTGTGCTTACGCCGGGGCAGGATCAGATCGGTGTTTCCCGCAAGGTGGATGACGATGACGAGCGTTCGCGCCTGCGTGAAATGATGAACGGCATTGACCCCGGTCAGGGGCTAGGCGTCATTGTGCGCACTGTCAGCGCCGGGACCACCAAGACGACGCTCAAGAATGATTTGCAGTATCTCAAGCGTGTCTGGCGCGATATCCGCAAAAAGGCCACCGAGGTTTCCGCCCCGACCCTTATCTATCAGGAGCCGGGCCTTTCAGAGCGTGCCGTGCGCGACTATCTGACCGAGGACGTGTGCGAAATCTGGGTTGATAATGACGAAGTGGCGCAGAGCGTGCGCGACACGGTGAACCTGCTGTTCCCTCGCCGCAAGGATCTTGTGCGGGTGCACACCGACATGCGCACGCCCATGTGGGAGCGCTTTAATCTGCGCCGCCAGCTGGAGCAGATTTATTCGCGCGAGGTGCTGCTGCCCTCTGGCGGACGCTTGGTGTTTGACCAGACAGAAGCCCTCATGGCCATCGACATCAACTCGGGCAAAATTTCCGGCAAGGGCAACTTTGAGGCCATGGCGCACAAAACCAATATGGAAGCCGCCGAAGCCATTGCCCGCCATCTCAAGCTGCGCGACATCGGCGGCCAGGTGGTTATCGACTTCATTGAAATGCGCGACAAAAAGCACGTGCTTGAAGTGGAAAAAACCCTGCGCACAGCCATGAAAAATGACCGTGCCCGGCACGATGTTGCCCGCATGAGTTCCTTTGGCCTGCTGGAACTAGTGCGCCAGCGCACTGGCTCCTCGGCTTTGGCCATCTCGCTTGAGCCTTGCCCCGCCTGCGGCGGCACAGGCATGCGCCGCAATATCGAATGGCAGGCATTGCAGGCATTGCGCGAACTGCGCCGCATGGTCAGCGCGGAACCCAAGGAAAAATGCGTATTTCCGGCAAGCCCGGAACTGGCCCTGTATCTGCTGAACCACAAGCGCGACACCCTGCGCGAGATTGAGCAGGATTATGGTAAATGTCTGGAAATAATGGTTCGTCCTTAG
- a CDS encoding epoxyqueuosine reductase QueH, translating to MSGNNGSSLEYGTAAGVETPAAFSAQHSPADSAPAGSALACSIDAAPANPLPANSLLLHVCCGPCSVMPITRLLDEGFAVTAWFMNPNIQPLAEYLRRREAAGQCAERLGVPIIYADETWDITNWLRSVAGRDTPPARCAYCCESRMQAAFAFARQQSFAWVSSSLLYSRYQPHEVIKAAGEQLAAQEGAPGFAYRDFRTDWQEGIDRSKAMELYRQPYCGCVYSEAERYQKKLLRCIKG from the coding sequence ATGTCTGGAAATAATGGTTCGTCCTTAGAATACGGCACGGCAGCCGGGGTGGAAACCCCGGCTGCTTTTTCTGCACAGCACTCCCCCGCTGACTCCGCACCCGCAGGCTCTGCTCTGGCATGCTCCATTGATGCTGCACCCGCAAATCCCTTGCCCGCCAACAGCCTGCTACTGCATGTCTGCTGCGGCCCGTGCTCCGTCATGCCCATCACGCGCCTGCTGGACGAAGGCTTTGCCGTAACCGCATGGTTCATGAATCCCAACATTCAGCCGCTGGCAGAATATCTGCGCCGCCGCGAAGCCGCCGGGCAATGCGCTGAGCGTCTTGGCGTGCCGATTATTTACGCTGACGAAACATGGGACATCACCAACTGGCTGCGCTCTGTTGCAGGGCGCGACACGCCGCCTGCCCGCTGCGCATATTGCTGCGAAAGCCGCATGCAGGCAGCCTTTGCTTTTGCGCGACAGCAGAGCTTTGCCTGGGTGAGCAGCAGCCTGCTCTACTCGCGCTACCAGCCCCACGAGGTCATCAAGGCCGCAGGGGAGCAACTGGCGGCCCAGGAGGGCGCGCCGGGCTTTGCCTATCGCGATTTTCGCACGGACTGGCAGGAAGGCATCGACCGCTCAAAGGCCATGGAACTCTACCGTCAGCCCTACTGCGGCTGCGTTTACAGCGAGGCGGAGCGCTACCAGAAAAAGCTTTTGCGGTGCATCAAGGGTTGA
- a CDS encoding multiheme c-type cytochrome, with amino-acid sequence MKIAKNICRCGQALLLGLALVCGPDATLAADASDGFAGSQSCKSCHEKFYSLWSTSRHGLAMQPYADATVGAQLTPQDKGIESGGRVYRAYCGPGQGFVRETGPDGKHDYAIAQVLGGKNVYYFLTKLERGRLQTLPLAFDVRNRQWFAVADSTARRSPHFRAGGREGLNWRDRAYTFNTSCHACHVSQLATNYDAATDSYSTIWREPGINCETCHGPSQAHNDVCLAAQPGKPPADLKIIRIKIDLDRQQRDDSCASCHAKMSPITDSFRPGERFFDHFDLILLENEDYYPDGRDLGENFTFTSWLSAPCVRAGKLECIFCHTSSGRFRQAKDPDQACLPCHKDKEAGLDKHTRHKPESPGSRCIACHMPKTDFARMSRSDHSMRPPTPAATASFGSPNACLGCHPDKDAAWADAIVRQWRPRDYQAPVLARARHILDARQRNFSQLPAMLASLAEPERDAVYAASMLRLLRACPDSAKWPVVRAALNDESELVRASAAASLAENRETATVSALAKACTDPSRLVRVRAAEALAGVQSQDIPESSLLAVAKARVELEQSFTARADDWTGSYNRGNYLLRSGEPAAALSAYEAALRLRPDASAAHVNSAMALARLGSMAGAEASLRKA; translated from the coding sequence TTGAAAATAGCGAAGAATATATGCAGATGCGGGCAGGCCCTGTTGCTGGGGCTTGCCCTTGTCTGCGGGCCGGACGCAACCCTTGCGGCAGATGCCTCTGACGGATTTGCCGGTTCGCAAAGCTGCAAGAGCTGCCACGAAAAATTTTATTCCCTCTGGTCCACATCCCGCCACGGGCTGGCCATGCAACCCTATGCAGATGCCACGGTTGGCGCGCAGCTGACCCCGCAGGATAAAGGCATTGAATCCGGCGGGCGGGTTTACCGCGCCTATTGCGGGCCGGGGCAGGGTTTTGTGCGCGAGACTGGCCCGGACGGCAAGCACGACTACGCCATTGCTCAGGTGCTTGGCGGCAAAAACGTTTATTATTTTCTTACCAAGCTTGAGCGCGGGCGCTTGCAGACACTGCCTCTGGCTTTTGACGTGCGCAACCGCCAGTGGTTCGCGGTTGCAGACAGCACGGCGCGGCGCAGCCCCCACTTCCGGGCTGGCGGGCGCGAAGGCCTCAACTGGCGCGACCGCGCCTACACCTTCAACACCTCCTGCCACGCCTGCCATGTCAGTCAGCTGGCCACCAATTATGATGCGGCAACCGATAGCTACAGCACCATATGGCGCGAACCGGGCATCAACTGCGAAACATGCCACGGGCCGTCGCAGGCCCACAATGACGTTTGCCTTGCCGCGCAACCGGGAAAGCCGCCTGCGGATCTGAAAATCATTCGTATAAAAATAGACCTGGATCGCCAGCAGCGCGATGATTCCTGCGCCTCGTGCCATGCGAAAATGTCGCCCATCACGGATTCGTTCCGCCCTGGCGAGCGTTTTTTTGACCACTTTGATCTGATCCTGCTGGAAAATGAGGATTACTATCCAGACGGGCGCGACCTGGGAGAAAACTTTACCTTCACGTCCTGGCTGTCTGCCCCCTGTGTGCGCGCGGGCAAACTGGAATGCATCTTTTGCCATACTTCCAGCGGGCGTTTCCGTCAGGCCAAGGATCCGGATCAGGCCTGCCTGCCTTGCCATAAAGACAAGGAAGCCGGGCTGGACAAACACACCAGGCACAAGCCGGAAAGCCCCGGCTCCCGTTGTATTGCATGCCACATGCCCAAGACGGATTTTGCCCGCATGAGCCGGAGCGACCACTCCATGCGCCCGCCAACGCCTGCCGCAACTGCCAGTTTTGGCTCGCCAAACGCATGCCTTGGTTGCCACCCGGATAAGGATGCAGCGTGGGCAGATGCCATTGTGCGCCAATGGCGGCCAAGAGACTATCAGGCCCCTGTGCTTGCCCGTGCCCGGCATATTCTGGATGCGCGGCAGCGTAACTTCAGCCAGTTGCCAGCCATGCTTGCCTCCTTGGCGGAGCCAGAGCGAGACGCTGTTTACGCCGCATCCATGTTGCGCCTGCTGCGCGCCTGCCCGGACAGCGCCAAGTGGCCGGTGGTTCGCGCTGCCCTGAACGATGAATCCGAGCTGGTTCGCGCCAGTGCTGCGGCCTCGCTGGCCGAAAATCGCGAGACAGCCACAGTGAGCGCTCTCGCCAAAGCCTGCACCGATCCATCCCGGCTTGTGCGGGTTCGGGCCGCCGAGGCCCTGGCTGGCGTGCAGAGCCAGGATATCCCGGAATCCTCGTTGCTGGCCGTCGCCAAGGCCAGGGTGGAACTGGAGCAATCCTTTACTGCCAGAGCCGATGACTGGACGGGTAGTTATAATCGTGGCAACTACCTGCTGCGTTCGGGCGAACCCGCTGCGGCCCTTTCGGCCTATGAGGCCGCCTTGCGCCTGCGGCCGGACGCCAGCGCCGCCCATGTCAATTCTGCAATGGCTCTGGCCCGTCTGGGCAGCATGGCCGGGGCGGAAGCTTCCTTGCGCAAGGCA